In a genomic window of Melopsittacus undulatus isolate bMelUnd1 chromosome 1, bMelUnd1.mat.Z, whole genome shotgun sequence:
- the FASTKD3 gene encoding FAST kinase domain-containing protein 3, mitochondrial: MALISQKSFQFYSSCAPARRSILMTLSKRLSFISGQRKPQSCSSVAMRMLCFKDKSQYMFCRKNHVQLRIQSLSVNETVPLCADTGSSTKPNNVWMDEQHFFQKLNSLSTSKEIFDFLSSVEIMSDTMASGALQRISEVEMDDNGLKNPEGVLENEVFRALCFHFEFESSKLSNTGLLNALQALIKLRIEPRSMLMVSLLSEAEERLGKGQLTVKNLCALGESLLELEGPSCVTLEQIVNHMQEKDMEMWTPREIVMVYKMLQGTVGEGKQYQDLLNRLNSVTLTIVSQLSPKFTSIILNSLVVLHQTQAVPLVTALCRHSVKHIPYFTGDELINVLEAFLYFGHREQTFTVALEAHVPKSIITMQPQTVSKVMKYCSQKRILSKPIFDAVAEDFIADADRFTTEHIAECIMPFGTLNYLPPSASSLFKKLEMVLHARLRHFRPHTLLNLLHSCVLIQRYPVNFLPKIFSPYFLHQLQAQPPGLDRTVTTQLTQLFLTVTLECPFYEGPKLLPKYQVKAFPTSDSSMDVHLLKRVKAGLLHLLKKRMYFSSEVSTPYFYTLDIEIKLDEEGFVLPAAQCEEVHRRIALCVDGQNRFCINSHNLLGEEAIKQRHLQLLGYEVVQIPFFEIESLQNCRKMAEYLHKKIFSHTYGLSC, from the exons ATGGCTTTGATTAGCCAAAAAAGTTTCCAGTTTTATTCATCCTGCGCACCAGCAAGAAGGTCCATTTTGATGACGCTAAGCAAAAGGTTGAGTTTTATCAGTGGGCAGCGAAAGCCCCAAAGCTGTAGCTCCGTAGCCATGAGGATGCTATGTTTCAAAGATAAATCTCAGTATATGTTTTGTAGAAAAAATCATGTACAATTGCGGATACAGTCTCTTTCTGTTAATGAAACTGTGCCCCTTTGTGCGGATACTGGGAGCAGCACTAAACCTAATAATGTGTGGATGGATGAACAGCACTTTTTCCAAAAGTTGAACAGCCTTTCTACATCAAAAGAGATTTTTGACTTTCTCAGCTCTGTGGAAATCATGTCTGATACTATGGCATCAGGAGCCCTGCAGAGGATTTCTGAAGTTGAGATGGATGACAATGGTCTGAAAAATCCTGAAGGAGTGTTAGAGAATGAAGTTTTCAGGGCATTATGCTTCCATTTTGAATTTGAATCCTCAAAACTGTCAAACACTGGGCTGCTGAATGCATTGCAGGCTTTGATAAAACTGCGTATAGAGCCACGGAGTATGCTCATGGTAAGCTTGCTTTCAGAGGCTGAGGAACGGCTTGGCAAAGGGCAGTTGACTGTTAAAAATCTCTGTGCTCTTGGGGAGAGTTTGCTTGAGTTGGAAGGCCCAAGTTGTGtgacactggaacagattgtgAACCACATGCAAGAAAAAGACATGGAGATGTGGACTCCTCGGGAAATAGTGATGGTTTATAAGATGCTGCAGGGGACTGTTGGGGAAGGGAAACAATACCAAGACTTGCTAAACAGGCTGAACAGTGTCACGTTAACCATAGTTTCCCAGCTAAGCCCAAAGTTCACAAGCATTATACTGAATTCACTGGTTGTCCTTCATCAGACTCAGGCAGTTCCTTTAGTCACAGCACTGTGTAGGCATTCTGTGAAGCATATACCATATTTCACAGGTGATGAACTCATAAATGTACTGGAAGCCTTCCTATACTTTGGACATCGTGAACAAACGTTTACAGTGGCACTGGAAGCACATGTTCCCAAGTCCATCATTACCATGCAGCCTCAAACAGTCAGCAAAGTCATGAAGTACTGCTCCCAAAAGAGGATCCTTTCTAAGCCCATTTTCGATGCAGTGGCAGAAGATTTCATTGCTGATGCTGACAGATTTACCACTGAACATATTGCTGAGTGTATTATGCCATTTGGGACATTAAACTATCTGCCTCCAAGTGCTTCTTCTTTGTTCAAGAAGCTTGAAATGGTACTGCATGCTCGCCTTCGTCACTTTCGGCCTCACACCTTGCTGAACTTGCTGCACTCGTGTGTCCTTATTCAACGTTACCCAGTAAATTTTTTGCCAAAAATATTTAGTCCCTATTTTCTGCATCAGCTTCAAG CTCAGCCACCTGGTTTGGACAGAACTGTTACCACCCAGCTAACCCAGCTTTTTCTGACTGTTACCCTGGAGTGCCCATTTTATGAG GGTCCCAAACTCCTTCCAAAGTATCAAGTAAAGGCCTTTCCCACATCTGACAGTTCTATGGATGTTCACCTTCTTAAAAGGGTGAAGGCTGGATTACttcatttactgaaaaaaagaatgtatttttcatcaGAGGTATCAACACCATATTTCTATACACTTG ATATTGAGATTAAATTAGATGAAGAAGGTTTTGTACTGCCTGCTGCCCAATGTGAAGAAGTACACAGACG AATTGCCCTCTGTGTTGATGGTCAAAATAGATTTTGCATTAATAGCCACAATCTGTTGGGAGAAGAAGCCATCAAACAGAGACATCTTCAGTTACTTGGTTATGAAGTTGTGCAG attCCATTTTTTGAGATAGAGAGTCtacaaaactgcagaaaaatggCAGAATACCtacacaaaaaaatcttttctcatACATATGGACTCAGCTGCTGA
- the CFAP90 gene encoding cilia- and flagella-associated protein 90 translates to MVSAAPEEAAAGHGPGGSGGAEGTFGFAAGRKRQPPLSAQSAFSFIPTSREGPPELSYFNRKAKTGDISTYDAIFKRQEGYNEHLHRSDRQHAKSRGLNIIEEEMARPVAVLSSSEYGKRINKPLEQPVKTHARINHVKADFYRRNGIICLTERPCPSLDPC, encoded by the exons ATGGTGTCTGCTGCCCCAGAGGAGGCCGCGGCAGGCCACGGCCCAGGAGGGTCGGGAGGTGCCGAGGGGACGTTCGGTTTTGCggcaggaaggaaaagacagcCTCCTCTCTCCGCCCAGTCCGCCTTTAGCTTCATCCCGACCAGTCGGGAAGGTCCTCCGGAGCTCAGCTACTTCAACAGGAAAGCCAAG ACAGGAGATATTTCCACTTATGATgccatttttaaaagacaagagGGTTACAACGAACATCTTCACCGAAGTGACCGACAACATGCAAAGAGTCGTGGTCTTAACATTATTGAGGAG GAAATGGCAAGACCTGTCGCTGTTTTGTCATCTTCAGAGTATGGGAAGCGCATAAACAAGCCCTTAGAGCAGCCAGTTAAAACTCATGCAAGGATTAATCACGTGAAGGCAGATTTCTACAGGAGAAATGGCATCATCTGCTTAACGGAAAGACCTTGTCCAAGCCTGGATCCATGCTAA